The sequence GCGGTTATCGGGCCAACGATGGGCGCCCCGCCGGCGATACTCGAGAAGTGGTGCCCCAGCAACACCGGTTTCTTCGACGGGACGTACTCCTGTCCGTCCTCGTACTTGTGCGCCGGCGTCTCCCGCGAGTCGTCGATTTCGACGAAGCGGCTGAGATACCGGGAGTACCCAACGTACCCCAGTGTGAACGTTACCAGTACGGCGGCCACGAGCCAGATTACTTGTGTCATCAGTTGCTCCTCACCGTAGAGCATAACGAAAAATCGCCTTAAACATTGGGCTTACGGGCCAGTACCGTTGATTCCGTCACTCAGATCCCACGAACGTCGGCGACTCGACGCCGACACCGAGGTCGAGTTCTTCGGCCACGTCGACAAGGAGGTCCCCCCGCACTTCCTCGGAGCGGAACGCGATCTCGGCGAGCAGCGGCGGCGCCAGCGACTCGCGCACCTGGTCGAGCCGGTCCCGTTCGGTCGCCACGCGCTCTCGGAGATACCGGGCGCCGCGGCCGTCCTCGTCGGCGTCGGGTTCGGGCGTGAGTTTGTTGGCGATGAGCCCCTTGACCGTGAGGTCGCTGGTCCGGAGGCTGTCGAGGGTTCGCGCCGTCTCGTTGACCGAGAGCTGGTCGGGGTTCAACACCAGCAGGAAGGCGGCGTCGTGCTGTAACGCGCCACCCGCGAACTCGAAAAACTCCTTGCGGGTCTGGAGATGCTCGAGGATGGGGTCGCCCGCCATCGTCTTGCTCGGCGCATGGTCGCCGACCGCCGCCTTCTCGAAGAGGTCGAGGCTCTTCCGGCGCTTGGTGAGCAGGCGGTCGATCCACCCCTCGAGAAACGCGGGCAGTTCCAGCAGGCGTAGCGTCGCCCCCGTCGGTGCGGTGTCGAACACCACCCGGTCGTAGGGGTCGTGGTTCCGCATCACCTCGACGAAGCGGTCGAACAGCGCCGCCTCGTACGCTCCGGGGGTCCGGTGGGCCATCTCCAGTTGCTGCTCGATTTCGTGTATCATGCCCACCGACACCTGCTCGGAGAGTTGACTCCGCACGTCTTCAAGGTGGGCGGTCACTTCCTCGTCGGGGTCGATTTCCATCGCCGAGAGGCCGTCGACGCCGTCGACCGACTGCGGAGTGTCGTCGAACGCCTGGTCGAACACGTCGGAGACGGAGTGAGCGGGGTCGGTCGAGACCACCAGCGTCTCGACGCCCGCCGTCGCGCATTTGTGGGCGTACGCACACGAGACGGTCGTCTTGCCGACGCCGCCCTTGCCGCCGAAGAAGACGAACGGCTCCATCAGCGACACTCCGCTGTCCGTGCCGGGTCCTGCGTGTCGTGCCCGTCC comes from Haloplanus sp. XH21 and encodes:
- a CDS encoding ArsA family ATPase, coding for MEPFVFFGGKGGVGKTTVSCAYAHKCATAGVETLVVSTDPAHSVSDVFDQAFDDTPQSVDGVDGLSAMEIDPDEEVTAHLEDVRSQLSEQVSVGMIHEIEQQLEMAHRTPGAYEAALFDRFVEVMRNHDPYDRVVFDTAPTGATLRLLELPAFLEGWIDRLLTKRRKSLDLFEKAAVGDHAPSKTMAGDPILEHLQTRKEFFEFAGGALQHDAAFLLVLNPDQLSVNETARTLDSLRTSDLTVKGLIANKLTPEPDADEDGRGARYLRERVATERDRLDQVRESLAPPLLAEIAFRSEEVRGDLLVDVAEELDLGVGVESPTFVGSE